One stretch of Micromonospora cremea DNA includes these proteins:
- a CDS encoding HD domain-containing protein has translation MDFPPHLGSMPMHAITEIHGEPGLLERFRLEIQQFDGSARARLTAALDLAADLHRDDRRVREPYLNHLLRVAIRLMHHYQVRDVDVIVAGLLHDAVEDHPGELADGGSDPRGGALATLATRFGPRVATLVAAVTNPVYDPQRDRNTQYREHLSVSLDREPWARVIKVSDFTDNGVGVIHTVGPKVVSSAIKYRPLVPLFRDLIGRPDTPLSLAVKRHIFSQLDLAEERFSAILDQPVHPN, from the coding sequence ATGGACTTCCCGCCGCACCTGGGCAGCATGCCGATGCACGCGATCACCGAGATCCACGGCGAACCGGGCCTGCTGGAACGCTTCCGGTTGGAGATCCAGCAGTTCGACGGCAGCGCCCGTGCCCGGCTGACCGCCGCGCTCGACCTGGCCGCCGACCTGCACCGTGACGACCGGCGGGTTCGCGAGCCGTACCTCAACCACCTGCTGCGGGTGGCCATCCGGTTGATGCACCACTACCAGGTGCGCGACGTCGACGTGATCGTCGCCGGCCTGCTGCACGACGCTGTCGAGGACCACCCGGGCGAGCTCGCCGACGGGGGCAGCGACCCGCGCGGGGGCGCGCTGGCCACGCTGGCCACCCGGTTCGGGCCGCGGGTGGCGACGCTGGTCGCGGCCGTCACCAACCCGGTGTACGACCCACAGCGCGACCGCAACACCCAGTACCGCGAGCACCTGTCGGTCAGCCTGGACCGGGAGCCCTGGGCCCGGGTGATCAAGGTGTCGGACTTCACCGACAACGGGGTGGGTGTGATCCACACGGTCGGGCCGAAGGTCGTCTCCTCGGCGATCAAGTACCGGCCGCTGGTGCCGCTCTTCCGCGACCTGATCGGCCGGCCCGACACGCCGCTCTCGCTGGCGGTGAAGCGGCACATCTTCAGCCAGCTCGACCTGGCCGAGGAGCGGTTCAGCGCGATCCTGGACCAGCCCGTCCACCCGAACTGA